One Nicotiana sylvestris chromosome 12, ASM39365v2, whole genome shotgun sequence genomic window carries:
- the LOC104239715 gene encoding phospholipase A1-Igamma1, chloroplastic — translation MKAIHHLHTTHLHHLSHQLHNNRLSMIYAYKDGSIETQRKTSKKSNRLGETLSNLLNIQKPYQKINNPSTYSNWNTLNIEDKANTPTMSPKEDISDRWRDIHGVQEWEGLLDPLHPLLRREIVKYGEFAQATYDALDFDAFSEYCGSCMYNSQKLFDKLGLSKSGYKVTKYIYAMSHIDMPQWLERSRLTYTWSKDSNWIGFVAVSDDEESRRIGRRDIVVAWRGTVTPSEWYENMQRKLEPIGHMDSKVEHGFLSIYTSKSDSTRYNKSSASEQVMKELKILVDFYKSKGEEVSLTITGHSLGGALALLNAYESAAKFPRIPISVISFAAPRVGNIAFRDEIYQMGVKILRVTVKQDLVPRMPGIVFNESLQKFDDFTGTLEWIYTHVGAELKLDVRSSPYLKRGFNFIGFHMLETYLHLVDGFVSTSSTFRSNAKRDVALVNKECDMLVDELRIPSCWYQLANKGLECNSYGRWVRPKRDPEDIPSPTREDYSYGLQEISYGF, via the coding sequence ATGAAAGCAATCCACCACCTCCATACCACCCATCTCCACCATCTTAGCCACCAATTACACAACAATAGACTTTCCATGATCTATGCCTACAAAGATGGTTCAATTGAAACTCAAAGAAAAACCTCAAAGAAATCAAATAGACTAGGTGAAACATTATCAAACCTTTTAAACATTCAAAAACCATACCAAAAGATCAATAATCCTAGTACTTATTCAAATTGGAACACTTTGAACATTGAAGACAAGGCTAACACACCTACCATGTCACCTAAGGAGGACATATCCGATCGATGGCGCGACATTCATGGTGTTCAAGAATGGGAAGGTCTTCTTGATCCACTACACCCATTGCTTCGTCGAGAAATTGTTAAATATGGcgaatttgctcaagcaacttaTGATGCATTAGATTTCGACGCGTTCTCAGAATATTGTGGAAGTTGCATGTATAATAGTCAAAAGTTGTTTGACAAGTTAGGACTTAGCAAAAGTGGCTATAAAGTTACCAAGTATATATATGCAATGTCACATATAGATATGCCACAATGGCTTGAAAGATCAAGATTGACATATACATGGAGCAAAGATTCAAATTGGATTGGTTTTGTTGCCGTGAGTGATGACGAAGAATCGCGACGAATTGGGAGGAGAGACATTGTTGTGGCATGGAGAGGGACAGTGACACCTTCAGAATGGTATGAAAATATGCAGAGGAAATTAGAGCCAATTGGGCATATGGACTCAAAAGTGGAACATGGTTTTCTTAGTATTTACACATCTAAGAGTGATTCAACTAGGTATAACAAGTCAAGTGCATCAGAACAAGTTATGAAAGAATTGAAAATATTGGTGGATTTTTACAAAAGCAAAGGTGAAGAAGTTAGCCTCACAATAACAGGACATAGCTTAGGGGGTGCACTAGCTCTCCTAAATGCTTATGAATCAGCAGCAAAATTTCCAAGAATTCCAATTAGTGTTATTTCATTTGCAGCCCCAAGAGTTGGAAATATTGCATTTCGAGACGAGATTTACCAAATGGGAGTCAAAATTTTACGCGTTACAGTAAAACAAGATTTAGTCCCTCGAATGCCCGGAATAGTTTTTAATGAAAGTTTACAAAAATTTGATGATTTTACAGGGACATTGGAGTGGATTTACACACATGTTGGAGCAGAATTGAAGCTTGATGTTAGGTCTTCACCTTATCTTAAAAGGGGATTTAATTTCATAGGGTTTCATATGCTTGAGACATATCTTCATTTAGTAGATGGTTTTGTTAGTACAAGTTCAACATTTAGGTCTAATGCTAAAAGGGATGTAGCATTAGTGAATAAGGAATGTGATATGCTTGTAGATGAGTTAAGAATTCCTAGTTGTTGGTATCAATTGGCCAACAAGGGGTTAGAGTGTAATTCTTATGGTAGGTGGGTAAGGCCCAAAAGAGATCCAGAAGATATTCCTTCACCTACTAGAGAAGATTATAGTTATGGATTGCAAGAAATTAGTTATGGATTTTGA